AAGGTCAGCGGTATCAGACGGACCTGATCGTCGCCGTTACCGCTCTGGTGGCGATTGTCGCCGCCGTCATGCTGTCGTGGTGGCTGCTTCGGACGCTCTGGACCTCACCGCATTCCGTGCGCCGCTTCTTCCGCTCGCGCAAGCGAGACCGCGGCTATCAGGCGCTTTCGACGGGGCTCATCGCAGCTGGTGCCGGCAACGCCCTCCTTGCGCGCCGAATGAGCGCCCGTGCGCGTGGCCTGATCCGCGCAGACCAGGAACCGTTGATCCGTGTCCTGGACGCCCAGGCAGCCCTGATCGAAGGTCGCTACGACGAGGCCCGCCGCCTCTTCCAGGAAATGTCCGAGGATCCGGAAACCCGCGAACTCGGCCTACGCGGCCTCTATGTGGAGGCAAATCGTCTCGGCGCCCACGAAGCCGCGCGTCAATATGCGGAAACCGCCGCAGAAGCTGCGCCCTATCTTCCCTGGGCCGCCAAGGCAACGCTGGAATATCGCTGCCGCGCCGGACACTGGGACGATGCGGTTCGCCTGCTCGACCAGCAGAAGATTGCCCATATCCTGGAGCGTCACGAGGCCGAGCGCCTGAAGGCCGTACTTCTGACCGCCAAGGCCGAGGACCAGCTCGAGGCTGAACCGACCGCCGCCCGCGATAGCGCCTTGAAGGCATTGAAGCTTGCCAAGGATCTGGTGCCGGCAGCGATCGTCGCCGCCAAGGCCTATGTTCGCGAGGACAATGTACGCAAGGCATCCAGCACGCTTGAACAGGTCTGGAAGATCGAGCCACATCCGGAAATCGCCCGCGCCTATGTCCGGGCGCGCATGGGCGACAGCGCAGTCGACCGCCTGAAAAAGGCTGAAAAACTGGAGGCGCT
This DNA window, taken from Peteryoungia algae, encodes the following:
- a CDS encoding heme biosynthesis protein HemY produces the protein MTTIFKILFFFAFILALGFGFSWIADRPGDIWLEWEGQRYQTDLIVAVTALVAIVAAVMLSWWLLRTLWTSPHSVRRFFRSRKRDRGYQALSTGLIAAGAGNALLARRMSARARGLIRADQEPLIRVLDAQAALIEGRYDEARRLFQEMSEDPETRELGLRGLYVEANRLGAHEAARQYAETAAEAAPYLPWAAKATLEYRCRAGHWDDAVRLLDQQKIAHILERHEAERLKAVLLTAKAEDQLEAEPTAARDSALKALKLAKDLVPAAIVAAKAYVREDNVRKASSTLEQVWKIEPHPEIARAYVRARMGDSAVDRLKKAEKLEALKPNNYESLLAVAEAALDAQEFEKARLKAEAAARIDSRERVYLLLADIEEAETGDQGRIRHWMGQALKAPRDPAWVADGHVSERWMPISPVTGRLDAFEWKTPFDQLAGPIEEGSLSEAEKALASLPPVTKTEAPPQPEPVVETAEPKVVETEGLVIEADAPAKAAKSEAAKPVSAKESGPVTEAVVVEPFFGRPPDDPGVKDPALTSSEPKTRLKLF